The Streptomyces sp. ALI-76-A nucleotide sequence GTCCTGGAACGTGTTGGAGTTGATCGCCCCCAGCTTCACGCCCCGCTCCTCGGCGTACTTCGCCAAGGCCGCGTAGTCGTCGACCCTGTCCCAGGGGATGTGCAGGGCGACCGTCGGAGCCACGCCCGTGAACTCGTGCACCTTCGCCGCGTCCGCCAGCTTCTCCCACGGATCGCGGGGGACACCCGGCTGCGCGAACACCTTGAAGCGCGTGCCGGAGTTCCCGTACGCCCAGGACGGCGTCTCCACGGCCTGGGTCTTGAGAGCGGCCTTCACCGCGGCGAGGTCGGTCACTTCGGGGCTCCTCTGTCAGCCATCTCTATGAATCGATTCAAGCGGCGAAGTTATGGGTCGCCCGGAGGGGTGTCAAGAGGTGCGGCAAAGCCCGTGGGTCGTGCTCTGACCGTGACCTTTGGCTATCGAAAGTTTTTCGAGACGGACCATTGACGCGACATGGCTGGCGCGCCTAACGTCCCGGCAATCCAGTTGAAACCTTTCACGACGCTGTGACGGCCTCCGCCGGCGTCGTCGAGGAGCCCCTCATGACCCACCCGTCCGAAGCGGGTCCGGCCCCGGTGCTGTCGCTCAAGGACGTCTCCAAGTCCTTCGGAGCGGTACGTGCCCTGCGGGACGTGTCCCTGGAACTGTTCCCCGGCGAGGTGCACGCACTCGCCGGTGAGAACGGTGCGGGCAAGTCGACCCTCATCAAGACGCTCGCCGGGGTGCACCGACCGGACGCCGGCCAGGTACTGCTCGACGGCGAGCCCGTCCACTTCCACGGTCCCGGCGACGCCCGCGACGCCGGCATCGCCGTGATCTACCAGGAGCCCACGCTCTTCCCCGACCTGTCGATCGCCGAGAACATCTTCATGGGGCGCCAGCCGCACCGCGCTCTCGGCCGGATCGACCACAAGGCCACACACGCGGCGACCCTCGCCCTGATGCGGCGCCTCGGCGTCGAACTCGACCCCGACCGTCCCGCCCGCGGCCTGTCGATCGCCGACCAGCAGATCGTCGAGATGGCCAAGGCCCTCTCCTTCGACGCCCGCGTCCTGATCATGGACGAACCGACCGCCGCCCTCACCGGCAGCGAGGTGGCCCGCCTCTTCGGCGTCGTCCACACCCTGCGCGAGCAGGGCGCCGCCGTCCTGTTCATCTCCCACCGCCTGGAGGAGATCTTCCGGATCTGCCAACGGGTGACCACCCTGCGCGACGGCGCCTGGATCTCCAGCGAGCCGATCGACGGCATGACCGAGGACGACCTCGTCCGCCGCATGGTCGGCCGCGACCTCGACGAGCTCTACCCGAAGCAGGACGTCCAGCCCGGTGACGTCGCCCTGAGCGTGCGGCGGCTGACCCGCGAGGGCGTCTTCACCGACGTCTCCTTCGACGTGCGGCACGGCGAGATCGTCGGTCTCGCCGGCCTCGTCGGGGCCGGCCGTACGGAGGTCGCCCGGGCCGTCTTCGGCATCGACCGCTGGGACGCCGGGGAGGTCGAGGTCCAGGGACGCCGGCTCACCAGCGGGGCCCCGTCCACCGCGATGGCCGCCGGGCTCGCCCTCGTCCCCGAGGACCGGCGCGCCCAGGGCCTGGTGATGGACATGTCCATCGAGCGCAACATCGGCCTCACCGGACTCCGTACGACCGTGAAGGCCGGCCTCGTCGACCGCGGCGCCGAACGCAGCCGCTCCCTCGACTGGGCCGTCAAGCTCCAGGTCAAGTACGCCCGGATCGCCGACACCGTCTCCACGCTCTCCGGCGGCAACCAGCAGAAGGTCGTCCTGGCCAAGTGGCTCGCCACCGGTCCGAGGGTGCTGATCGTCGACGAGCCGACGCGCGGCATCGACGTCGGCACCAAGGCCGAGGTGCACCGCCTGCTCAGCCAGTTGGCCGCCGACGGGGTCGCCGTGCTGATGATCTCCTCCGACCTGCCCGAGATCCTCGGCATGGCCGACCGTGTGCTCGTGATGCACGAGGGACGCCTCACCGCAGAGATCCCGCGCTCCGAAGCCACCGAGGAGTCCGTGATGGCCGCAGCCACCGGGAGGGTCGCCGCATGACGGTCACCGCCCCCGACCACGCCCCCGCCACCGAGGTGCCCAGGTCCAGCGGCACCCGGCTGGTCGACCGCGTCTTCAAGATGCGTGAACTGGCCATCCTGGCCGTCTTCCTGGTGATGATCGCCGTCACCCAGGTGGGCAACAGCGACTTCCTGTCCGAGCAGGGCATCAAGGACCTGCTGCTGAACGCCACCATCCTGGTGCTGGTCGCCGTCGGCCAGTCGATGGTCGTCATCACCCGCAACGTCGACCTGTCGGTCGGCTCCACCCTCGGCATCAGCGCCTTCGCCGCCGGGAGCTACCTGCAGGGCGGCGGCAACCCGGTCGTCGCCGTCGTGCTGGCGATCCTCCTCGGCATCGGCTTCGGTCTGCTCAACGGCCTGCTCGTCAGCCTCGGCCAGGTGCCGGCCCTCGTCGTCACCCTCGGCACCCTCTACATCATCCGCGGCATCGACTCCATCTGGGTCGGCTCCAGCCAGATCACCGCGGCCGACCTGCCCGGCGGGTTCGTCGACTTCGGCTCCGGCGGCCTCTCGGCGGTGCCGTGGCTGGCGATGATCGCCCTGGTCGTGCTGGTGGCGACCGCCTACTACCTCAAGCACTTCGGCAGCGGCCGCGAGATGTACGCCCTCGGCTCCAACCCCGAGGCCGCCCGGCTCGCCGGCATCCCGGTCCGCAAGCGGATCCTGGCCGCGTACACCTTCTGCGGCGCGCTCGCCGGCCTCGCGGGCGCCCTGTACCTGGCCCGGTTCGGCAACGTCGACTCCGGTACCGGCACCGGCTACGAACTGACCGTCGTCAGCGCGGTCGTGGTCGGCGGGGTGGTCTTCACCGGCGGCTCCGGCAGCGTCTACGGCGCGGCCCTCGGCGCCCTCCTGCTGACCTCCATCAACAGCGTGCTGCCCGCCCTCGGCGTCAGCTCCGTGTGGGTGCTCGCCATCAACGGCATCCTGCTCATCCTCGCCATCGCCGTGGACCGCGTGGTCGCGCTGCGGGTGGCGTCGGCCCTGAAGAAGAGGAACGCCCGCCATGCCTGAGTCCTCTGTCTCCCTCGCGAACCGCGTGGTCCGCTGGGACACGGTCGTCGGCGCCCTCCTGATCGTCCTGCTGCTGCTGTCCTTCACCACGGTCGACGGCTTCGGCAACGCCCTCAACCTGTCGTTCCTGATCGGCAACACCCTGCCCATCGCGCTGATCGCCCTGCCGATGACCCTCCTCGTGGTCTCCGGCGAGATCGACCTGTCGGTCGCCTCCACGGCCGGCCTGTCCGGCGCGGTGATGGGCGCCCTGTGGAACCAGGGCATGACGATCGAGGCCATCATCCCGGTCTGTCTGCTGCTCGGTGTCGTCTGCGGGCTGATCAACGGCCTGCTCGTCACCAAGCTCGGCCTGCCGTCCCTCGCCGTCACCATCGGCACCCTCGCCGCCTACCGGGGCATCGCGCAGATCGTCCTCGGCTCCGACGCCGTGACCGACTTCCCCACCCAGTACCTGGACTTCGCCGCCGGACGCATCGGCGACACCTTCCTCCCGTACGCCTTCCTGCCCTTCCTGGTGCTGCTCGCCATCGCGGTGGTCGCCCTGCACGCCACGCCGTTCGGGCGGTCGCTGTTCGCGATCGGCGCCAACGAGGAGGCGGCCCGGTTCGCCGGGATCCGCGTCAAGCGGCAGAAGCTGATCCTGTTCACCGTGACCGGCCTGATGGCCTCCCTCACCGGCGTCTTCTGGGCGCTGCACTACGCCAGCGCCCGCTATGACAACGCCACCGGCCTGGAACTGTCCGTCGTGGCCGCCGTGCTGCTCGGCGGAATCGACTTCGACGGCGGCAAGGGCACGCTCGGCGGCGCCATCGCGGGAGTCTTCCTGCTCGGCGCGCTACAGAACGTGATGAGCCTCCAGGACGTCTCCGCCCAGTCGCAGATCGTCGTCACCGGCGTGCTGCTCGTCCTCTCCGTGCTCGGCCCGCGGGTCGCACGGCAGATCGCTGTCGCGAGGGCGGGCCGCAGAGCCGGTCCCGCGCTCCGGTAGGCAAGACCACCCGAAAACCCCGGGCGTGTGGCTGGTCGCACCCACACGGCGGAAGCCGCACGCCGACACAGACCCGCGCCCTTCGGGGCGCATCGCACTCACCCTCGTCAAAAGGATCACGTCATGCGTAAGTCAACCCTCCGCCGCAGCTGCGCGGCCCTCGCCGCCGTCACGTCCTTCGCCCTGGCCGCCACCGCCTGCGGCGGCACCACCAAGGAGGACGTGAAGAGCGAGAGCACCGGCTCCGCCGCCTCCGCCGGCAAGGCCGACCCGAACGCCCCCCTCAAGAAGGGCCTGACCGTCGGCTTCCTGCCCAAGCAGGTCAACAACCCGTACTTCACCACCGCCGACAAGGGCGGCGAGAAGGCCGTCAAGGAGCTGGGCTCCAGCTACAAGGAGGTCGGCCCCTCCAGCGCCACCGACACCTCCGGCCAGGTCTCCTACGTCAACACGCTCACCCAGCAGCAGGTCGACGCGATGGCCGTGTCCGCGCAGGACCCGGGCGCCCTGTGCACCGCGCTGAAGCAGGCCATGAGCAACGACATCAAGGTCGTCACCTACGACTCCGACACCAACCCCGACTGCCGCAACGCCTTCGTGTCGCAGGCCAGCGCCGAGGACCTGGGCCGCACCGAGGTGCAGCTGCTCGCCGAACAGATCGGCTACAAGGGCGAGATCGCGATCCTGTCCGCCGCGCAGACCGCGACCAACCAGAACACCTGGATCGACTTCATGAAGGAGGAGCTGAAGGACCCGAAGTACAAGGACGTCAAGCTGGTCAAGGTCGCCTACGGCAACGACGACGCCCAGCAGTCCTTCCAGCAGACCCAGGGCCTGCTCCAGGAGTACCCGAACCTGAAGGGGATCATCTCCCCGACCACCGTCGGCATCAAGGCCGCCGCCCAGTACCTCTCCGGCTCGAAGTACAAGGGCAAGGTCAAGCTGACCGGCCTCGGCACCCCCAACGACATGCGCAAGTACGTCAAGAACGGCACGGTCGAGGGCTTCGAGCTGTGGGACCCGGCGAAGCTCGGCGAACTGGCCGCGCGCAC carries:
- a CDS encoding sugar ABC transporter ATP-binding protein, yielding MTHPSEAGPAPVLSLKDVSKSFGAVRALRDVSLELFPGEVHALAGENGAGKSTLIKTLAGVHRPDAGQVLLDGEPVHFHGPGDARDAGIAVIYQEPTLFPDLSIAENIFMGRQPHRALGRIDHKATHAATLALMRRLGVELDPDRPARGLSIADQQIVEMAKALSFDARVLIMDEPTAALTGSEVARLFGVVHTLREQGAAVLFISHRLEEIFRICQRVTTLRDGAWISSEPIDGMTEDDLVRRMVGRDLDELYPKQDVQPGDVALSVRRLTREGVFTDVSFDVRHGEIVGLAGLVGAGRTEVARAVFGIDRWDAGEVEVQGRRLTSGAPSTAMAAGLALVPEDRRAQGLVMDMSIERNIGLTGLRTTVKAGLVDRGAERSRSLDWAVKLQVKYARIADTVSTLSGGNQQKVVLAKWLATGPRVLIVDEPTRGIDVGTKAEVHRLLSQLAADGVAVLMISSDLPEILGMADRVLVMHEGRLTAEIPRSEATEESVMAAATGRVAA
- a CDS encoding ABC transporter permease encodes the protein MTVTAPDHAPATEVPRSSGTRLVDRVFKMRELAILAVFLVMIAVTQVGNSDFLSEQGIKDLLLNATILVLVAVGQSMVVITRNVDLSVGSTLGISAFAAGSYLQGGGNPVVAVVLAILLGIGFGLLNGLLVSLGQVPALVVTLGTLYIIRGIDSIWVGSSQITAADLPGGFVDFGSGGLSAVPWLAMIALVVLVATAYYLKHFGSGREMYALGSNPEAARLAGIPVRKRILAAYTFCGALAGLAGALYLARFGNVDSGTGTGYELTVVSAVVVGGVVFTGGSGSVYGAALGALLLTSINSVLPALGVSSVWVLAINGILLILAIAVDRVVALRVASALKKRNARHA
- a CDS encoding ABC transporter permease, translating into MPESSVSLANRVVRWDTVVGALLIVLLLLSFTTVDGFGNALNLSFLIGNTLPIALIALPMTLLVVSGEIDLSVASTAGLSGAVMGALWNQGMTIEAIIPVCLLLGVVCGLINGLLVTKLGLPSLAVTIGTLAAYRGIAQIVLGSDAVTDFPTQYLDFAAGRIGDTFLPYAFLPFLVLLAIAVVALHATPFGRSLFAIGANEEAARFAGIRVKRQKLILFTVTGLMASLTGVFWALHYASARYDNATGLELSVVAAVLLGGIDFDGGKGTLGGAIAGVFLLGALQNVMSLQDVSAQSQIVVTGVLLVLSVLGPRVARQIAVARAGRRAGPALR
- the rhaS gene encoding rhamnose ABC transporter substrate-binding protein, whose product is MRKSTLRRSCAALAAVTSFALAATACGGTTKEDVKSESTGSAASAGKADPNAPLKKGLTVGFLPKQVNNPYFTTADKGGEKAVKELGSSYKEVGPSSATDTSGQVSYVNTLTQQQVDAMAVSAQDPGALCTALKQAMSNDIKVVTYDSDTNPDCRNAFVSQASAEDLGRTEVQLLAEQIGYKGEIAILSAAQTATNQNTWIDFMKEELKDPKYKDVKLVKVAYGNDDAQQSFQQTQGLLQEYPNLKGIISPTTVGIKAAAQYLSGSKYKGKVKLTGLGTPNDMRKYVKNGTVEGFELWDPAKLGELAARTAVALASGQITGKEGETFTAGAMGEYTIGKDGVISLGKPTVFDAKNIDQFNF